The segment CACCTTTTCCACCAACAATAATTGTATCATCTTTTCTGATTTTTACAACATCTGCTCTACCTAAATCATTTAATGAAACATTTTCTAATGTTAATCCAACTTCTTCGCTAATTACTACGCCACCTGTTAAGATAGCAATATCTTGTAACATAGCTTTTCTTCTGTCGCCAAATCCTGGAGCTTTTACAGCTACTGATTCTAATGTACCTCTTAATTTATTTAATACTAATGTTGATAATGCTTCTCCTTCAACATCTTCAGCAATTATTACTAATGGTTTTCCTGCTTGAGCAACTTTTTCTAAGATTGGAATTAATGGTTTTACTGTAGAGATTTTTTTATCTGTAATTAAGATATATGGTTCTTTAACTATTGCTTCCATTTTTTCTGTATCTGTTACGAAATATGGTGAAATATAACCTCTATCAAATTGCATACCTTCTGTGAATTCTACAAATGTTTCCATTGTTTTTGAATCTTCTACTGTAATAACTCCATCTTCTCCAACTTTATCCATTGCATCTGCAATTAATTTACCTATTTCTTCATTGTTTGCTGAGATTGATGCAACGTGAGCAATATCTTCTTTGCTTGATAACTTTTTGCTCATTTTTTTAACTTCTTCAACTGCTTTTGATGCTGCTTTTTGAATTCCATTTTTCATTAACATTGGGTTAGCACCTGCTGCAACATTTTTTAAACCTTCTCTAATCATTGCTTGTGCTAATACTGTAGCTGTTGTTGTACCGTCACCAGCAACATCATTTGTTTTGGATGCTACTTCTTTAACTAATTGAGCACCTAAATTTTCAAATTTATCTTTTAATTCT is part of the Marinitoga litoralis genome and harbors:
- the groL gene encoding chaperonin GroEL (60 kDa chaperone family; promotes refolding of misfolded polypeptides especially under stressful conditions; forms two stacked rings of heptamers to form a barrel-shaped 14mer; ends can be capped by GroES; misfolded proteins enter the barrel where they are refolded when GroES binds), producing MAKLMLFSEEARRALERGVDKVADAVKITLGPKGRNVVLEKSWGSPTITNDGVSIAKEIELKDKFENLGAQLVKEVASKTNDVAGDGTTTATVLAQAMIREGLKNVAAGANPMLMKNGIQKAASKAVEEVKKMSKKLSSKEDIAHVASISANNEEIGKLIADAMDKVGEDGVITVEDSKTMETFVEFTEGMQFDRGYISPYFVTDTEKMEAIVKEPYILITDKKISTVKPLIPILEKVAQAGKPLVIIAEDVEGEALSTLVLNKLRGTLESVAVKAPGFGDRRKAMLQDIAILTGGVVISEEVGLTLENVSLNDLGRADVVKIRKDDTIIVGGKGDEQAIKERIKQLKAQIENTTSEYEKETLQERLAKMAGGVAVIKVGAATETELKEKKHRIEDALSATRAAVEEGIVPGGGVTLLRAKKGIESILSELEGDELIGAKVVYNALEAPIRQIAKNAGVDGAIIIDRVLSKDEPSYGYDALHNEYVDMFEKGIIDPAKVTRSAVQNAASIASMLLTTEVLVVEEPKEEKAPAMPDMPEY